Genomic segment of Malus domestica chromosome 15, GDT2T_hap1:
AGGTAGACGAACATACAAGCGTAGAAGTAACAAATAATTTGGGAAATGGGGCAGAGATGATTCAAACCCAGGACCTATTCGAACTGAAGATCTGATAACAAATTAGACTACCATTACAGACTGAAAACTTAAGCTGATGGGAAATATCTGTATGGGAAAGttccaacaaaatttatctTAACATTTTGCAGCTTCATTTCACCTCGGATTTTTTCTTCAATACATATATAGAGTTGAATGCTTAGTAGTGAGATATTAACCTTTGTTCTACTTGCGTGTTGTGAACTATTGTCGTTATTCAAGTGAGAATTTTCCCTAAGTATGTGCCTGTCACTTAGGTAACTGAGGAGTTCATATCAAACAACTGATTTTGAATTGAAGTCTACCCTTTCCTTGCAGGCAATATTATGTGCAGGTTTATATCCTAATGTTGCAGCCACAGAGAAAGGCATTGCTGAAGCATCTCTCAGTAACCTTAAACAATCTGCCGGTCTAGCAACTAAGGAACGCCCAATCTGGTTTGATGGAAGAAGAGAAGTTAGTATACACCCTTCTTCTATCAACAGTAATTTAAAAGAATTTCGGTACCCCTTCCTCGTCTTCCTCGAAAAGGTTTGTGCACTATTATCTTTTGAATCTAATTTGTTTACATTTTCTCACAGTAATACGGTGATGGTGACTATAACAACAAAGGGAATAAACAAGTAATCAATACGGCATACCCTTGCCTCACTAATAATTACATATTGCAGAAAGGAAAATAATAACCTTCGCAGCATGACCTTTCTAATCTCTCTATTAAGtgtggagagagagaaagagagagagagagttggacGAAATTTTGTACATAAATACATTTCCTACAATAATTGTTCAGCCTACTGATTCTTTGGACTTAAAGATGAGAGTTTAATATATCATTTCCACAGGTCGAAACCAACAAAGTGTTTCTCCGAGATACTACAGTCATTTCTCCCAACTCTATTTTGCTGTTTGGTGGCTCCATCAACATCCAGCATCAGgtatgttcttttctttttagtttttaatgttCTCCCAGACATAAAATATGTGCATTTGAAAACCATGCATTTAAAGTATGTGAATCTGAACATGTAAATGCTTCTAGCTCTTTTCAGTTGACAGGTCAGTGCTCCTTTTGACCTTGTCCAATAACATGATCTTGATGTCTGTTTTATACCTTTGTGTAATTGAACCAGAGGACAAACCACCAAGTGTTCCTTGGTCAAAGAACTCCTGGAATCTATAATCTTATAAATACTTCGCTGAGAGAAGTCTGAGCAATCACTCCCCTTATTTTATAacaaaccataaaaaaaaaaagcagaaaatCAGAAAAGGGGAAAGAAACAAAGCAGTACAATTGGGCCTTTTCTATGGCTAGCTAAGAATTTGTCATCTTGACATCTTTCTATCCGCTTGAGGTTTGTATGAGCTATGCCTGCTTCACCCAAGTGGTGTGAATAATTTTTGAATTAATGTATCCGGTTCTTGGACATGTCATTTCAGTTCATGCTTGATGactttgatgagtttatgtgctattgtctttatattccaattcttCCTCCCATTTCTATGGTTTGCAGAAGCAAAAATGGATTCAGTTATTTTATTATGCATTGATGTTTCATCTTTCAGACGGGACTTGTTATTGTTGATGGATGGTTAAAACTGACGGCGCCAGCACAAACTGCTGTTCTGTTCAAGGAACTCCGTTTAACTCTTCATTCCGTTCTGAAGGAATTGATAAGAAAGCCAGAGGTAATTTCAGGTTGCTTCTAAGTTGTAATTTACTTGTCAATTGCTACAAATGTATCCTTAGCGTATTAATATCTAGTTGTGCCGTTACTTTTCACTTGCCTCTATCATTCTCAATGCATAAAGCATGAGTTGTCTGTCGTGAGCTAGATTTCACTGTCCCATGCTAATCCGAAAACCCATTTCTCTAAACTCAATCCTTAGTATCAATTTAGTTTGGCTTATGCTATCATATAGTTATTTATTTAGAACCTTATAACAATTTGTTTTTGCATTTtcttgcccttttttttattttcagaatTCCACCGTTGCTCATAATGAGGTTTTAAGGTCGATTATCCATTTGTTGTTAGAAGAAGACAGGCccccacaataatatattagCATCAAAGGTATGTCTTCATGTTCTTGATTCGGACAGTTGCTCGATCACAGACTGGGGACACATGCTTTTCTCTTCGTGATTGCGGTTAACTCTTTTGTGATTTGCACAAGGAGCTTGCTGCTGACTGTTATCAAACTGACAAGTTCACCACCATTTGGGAGGATTCATTCTGTATTAGAGCATAAATCCCAACACATTCAGCAGGTATTCACTGCCCCTCTCGCTTTTATGCTGCTTCCGGTAAATGTTCTGTATAACAATATCATTGCCACTCTGGTTAATTAAGGACAAAGCATTCGTTGTTTGATGTTAAGGTTCGGGCTGAGTATCGTGCTCAAGAGTCATAAAGACAAGGAACGTCGCCATCCAATTTGGCAAATGATTACGCATTGCTCTTCTTAGCAGAGGCGATCTGAATTTTGTTCCCCGTTATCTATGACGTATTCAATGTGATGCTGTGGCTGCAGTCGACAGACTATGCTGTATGTAGGATGACTTGTGACTAATTACTGTTGAATTTAAGATAATTTGCTTCATAAACTTTTACCATTTCTTCCCCAAGATGCTTGGCCACTGTACTTGTACACCGATTGCTTCCATAGTAGTTGTTTTCGGGTGCATGTAAATGTGGATTTTTGAACTTGGAGAGCAAGATGTCCGAGACCTGAAAGCGCAGTTGAAGCTGTGGAAATGGTAAACTGTGAAAAGGTCACGGAGCGGGTATAGCAGttctcttaaaaaaatatgtggTAGTAACATCTATTAAACGTGAAAAGTACATATGTACTTGAGTATGTGTActatatattaaaattttaatagacgTGCAACTTTATGAATTACTAAGATGCGTACAGAacacaaaaatatttttgaaaaatacGTAATTATGTGTATAATATACATGAATTTACAAACTACTTTCCCTCATTGACGAAAAAACTAAAATCTTAAATTTGAAGAGGAAACGGAGAAACATGCCGCCCAAAGGGGAAGGGGAGGAAAAGGTACTGGGAGTCTGGGATGATAACCAACGAAGAAAAGAATAAGTCAATCAAATTAGTATAACACAGAACATTAGTTTATACAATAATCAAATATTTCATGCACGATGTGAAATcagataaaaaatataaaagaaaactaatgagaagagtttgaaaactttgagttttaatgataatgacaaaataaaaggtaaagtgaatagtatcataattaactttttaaagtaaaaatgtggtttaacaataacatgagctttttgttaaagttctcaaaatataaatcaaagttAATAAAATCTTATGCAAGTTGGGCTGTTGAGTTCATGGATcggtttttctttttgtatgcTTTTGTCTTGGGTATTGTACTAGTTTTAAAGACTGAATTAGATGGATTTGGTGCTTCAACCCTAAAATCAATTATTAAAagtgctttcagtcattttaaacaCACTTTTAAACGAAGAAATACAATTTCagaatataataattatacacttAAACATATCCACCCAAGAGCTAATACCATGACAAATAAtgagactaaatttttaaacaaaatgatgttgataattaaatttttatttaaacgtTGATTAATATGCTTATTTCCTataatttagtttgcaattTTGATCTTTTTAGCATTATGCCATGACAAATAGACTCACTTATTTAGGTCATTACTGCAATCATCATGAATTTGATTTACTAGTTTTCCAAATTTAATATTTACTTTGCTTAAAAGTTGCaaatttttttcaatgtaacGTGTACGACTAATATTCAGATGACACCTTACTTCaatggaaaaataaataaatattgccTATGTATTTTAGTACGAGTTTAATCTTACGTATCGCCTTGCCAACTAACTAACTGACTATTTCATTTACTGACGTCACTTGTAATGTGTTATTCaggttaaaatataaaaaaatatgaaaaaaatataattacccAGTTGGTCACACCCTCGTATCCATCTCCCACGTTCACTGAATACACTTCCTTGTTTCCTGTACGCTCTCTCTGTAGCAGGAGCAGCAAGCATGGCGATGGCTTCACTCTCTTACACGCGCCTCCTTTCTCTGCTCTCCCTCTTcatcctcctcttcctcttctctcacatttccttctctccctcctccGTCCTCGCCGACTCCCAATTCGAAGGCTTCGACGACGCCGACGAAATCGACGATACCGACGACGACGACTCCTCACTCCCTCTCCCCACTCGCACCCATCCTTCCCTCACCACCACCTCCCAACCCGACCCACCTCCCTCCACCGATCCCTCCCTAGCCGACCCGGATCCCAACCCGATTCCCGATTCGGATTCTCTATCCACCGATCTTCCGAAGCCTTCCTCCACCAGCTTTGAGGATTGGGATGAAGATGAGTTCGAAGGCCTACCCGTCCTACCGCAGCAGAAACCGCCCCTCCACGACCCTGCAATTACTGAAAATGCCACTCCCTCCTCCGATTCCGATCCCAAACCCTCCGCTGACCCCAAGCCCCCCGCCGCGCCGAGATCCTTTGTTGTGGAGATCGCGTGCGGAGGGTTCCTGATCGTCTTCATCATCAACTACTTCACCGGGAAGCGGGTGAACGAGAACATCGCCCTGGCTTGGGCGGCGAAATTCGCCACCAAAGACTCGATTTTCGAGAAGAACTTCAGTATTTTGGGCGTCGGAGATGGCGGCGCTGGTGACGATCCGCCCTTGCTGTTGAAGGAAGGGCAGAACGTGTTCAAGTTTTACGCGAGTGGGCGGAGGTGCTGCCAGGGGCTTCTGGCGACGATGGAGCTCAAGAGCCGCCACGATTTGATCTCCTCGATTTTCAACTTGGTGGTTCCCAGTAGGGACGAGATCAATATCGAGGTTTATATGAACGATGAAGCGATGGACCACGTGGTTTTTGCCTTGGCGAGGAAGAAGTCGGCCAAGGCAATGCAGAAGGAGGTTAGGGACTTGCAGAAGTTTGCCGGGATATTGTCTCCGCCTACTGGAAGGAAGTGGGTTTCTGAGGACCTGGCGGTTATCTCCGAATCGAAGGAAGTGGCTGGTGATTTGATCACTGAGGCTGTGCTCGAACAGGTCGGTTCAATTTAATATTGGTACAAATTTCGGTTAAATGGTATTTGATTTGTGTGTTTACGTGTTAGTTTGCACTTGAAATGAGTTTTCTTTCAAGTGTTTCGTAATTTTCGTGATCATATGCAATGTATTTGATTGTGTAATTTGTATTTGAATGTAGTGGTAGATAGGCTGTATATGCACATATTTATCTCGAGAATAAGAATACTTTTCTGCGATGATAATGCCGAACAACTTATGCTTTTCATAACAGTTGGAATTCCATGAGGATGGCCAAGCTGAGGTTCCAAGTCTCAGTTTGTTAGGCGAAATGATTAGTAATTTAGTACACTCTAAATGTGGAATTACATTACATTATCAATTTGGTACTGCTTTTTTCAATTGTCTAAGGGATTTTGATCTTTCTTCTTCGTTTGTTTGACCACTACTGATTAAACCCTGTTTAAGATGGTTGATCCTTTGAGAACGATAACCTGATAACCTGTGTTTTCCCTAGACGATTCGCCCTTGGGTACTTCCCTTGTCGGTGCCTTCATCTGTGAGAACGATAACCTGTGTTTTCTTTATCATAAGAGCCATGGAAAAGTCGCTTGCTTCATCACATTTATTCTAGTTTAAAAAGGGTCTTGCATTTTTCTTAGGTCCTTGTGTTTATAAGTTATCTCTTCTGTACAAATTGACTTCCATTTAGTGTATCACATGATCGAATTGCATCGGATGTATAAAACTTTATGCAACCATACCGCAACATTCAACTTCATCGTGCTTCAGCCCTTTTACATTATTCCTCATAGGTCCCATTCTGCATGAGTTATCCATACTGTTTCTTGATTCCGCACaactttttattatttgtttacgCTTAGTTCCTTGTATTAATGGAACTGGCATTTGCAGGTTTTAGGTGAAAAGGCTTTTCAGAAATTTGGAAAGGGTTTCATCTACATGCATTTTTCAGATCAACATCCAGGCTCGCAAAAGAAGATGCTGTTGTTCAAGTTTGCCCTACCGGATGCTGGTAACATGGCTGATATGACTCGTCTGGTGGCGTTGGTACCTTATTATATTGATTTGATTGGGCGCTACAAGCTAAGCAGTCAGGTGGGTCAGCTTCCAGATATATTGTGGAATCAAGTTTCTACAAAATTTCCATTTGGTCCTATTTTCTAATTCTGATTGTTGCAGGCTCGATCCAAAACTGAAGCAATCAGATCAAAGGCGGCGCAAGAGGCTTACAAAGAACTCCAAAATGCAAGGCAAGAAGCATTGCAAAGAAAGAAGGCGGAGAGGAGAAAGATGATGGAGGAGGTCGAGGCTAAGCTCAGTGCAGAGAGTATTCGCAAGAAAGAAGCAAAAGAGCGTGCTCGTCAGATGAAGAAGGCAATGCCGAAGATAAAAATGACCCGTGGTAGCTGATTCTTGAATTTACATGTCATTTGTTTCCTCTTCGACTCCATTTTAGTATACGCATGGATGGTATTTTAGTTGAGTCATGCCGGCCATAAATTTTGGTTCCGCGCCCTTGCTACTGTAATTGCCTGAATTTGTTCGACTCTTAACGTTACAAACATGAGTAGGTTCTGAATGTACCAAAATTCAATGCTGCCGAAACCCCCAGCATTTCTTTGTTTACATTTTCCACTGCCAACCgggattttgttatttttgtcggaatttgaattttttttaaggttaaaatgttcatataattaaattattgaGCCTATACCACTTTTTTTTAGGTGAAAAACTGtctgaaaactaaaaaatttgTCTTGTAGTATGTCAAATTTTAGCATTTGGCACAGTACTAATAGGTGGAACTCCGATTGTAGCTTGAGCTTCTTGTCTGGGGGAAAATATAATTTCTGTAGCACAAGGGATTGCTTCAAGGGATGCACTTTGGATGGCAAAAGGAAGAGGTTTTAAGATGTGTGTGGAGGGCGACTCAAAGCTCGTGATCGATGCGGTCAAAGTTTCTTGTACTATTCCGTGGCAATTAAGAAATATTATTGAAGATATCAAGTGGTTGGTCTCTTCTTTCGACTCTAATTTTTTATCTCATGTTTACAGagtgtagacattgaaatttcggtaaataaatcttcaccaacgcattaaaattacaacctccactcatttcaccaacatcatacactcacttcacctacaacctccactcATTCCACCAATATCATACACTCACTTCaacaacatcatacattcacttcacctacaacatccactcacttcaccaaaaaaatggatggtggtaattcattctcaaagcctacaAATAGGCTTCTCCATCAAGGTATCAATCATCCTAAAATTCACagatacatttctctactccaaaatggaagagaatactccccacatatccaaaatccttgaagctttgaaactctaaagctctcaagcaaatcccgaagaatcaagaaagccctcttcgttcttcgtcaaatcctccttcaagatcaagtcccaacggcccttgaagaacttccaccaattcaatatcaagcctcgacggcccttgaagaaagtgttcatcgttcatcatccgttcatcctaagatcaagccccaacggccctttggatcaacaacatcaacaaatctacacatccaaccgttcttcaagatcaaacctaaaagcccttgaagatctgttcatccgtcaaccttcaagatcaagcccaaaagcccttgaagaaacttcaaactattcatccaagatcaaaccttgacggcccttggatcaacaaaatatccataaatcaacaccttacggagatcgaatcagaggatcaagataaagagattgtaaccctacaaatccATTAACACCAAAATCTTTCTTTGTACACGTTGTTCTTGTTTCAGGAATTTCTGTGTTCACACAGAGAAGCAAATTTCTTGACATGTGCTATTACTAATACATGATTTCATTTTAATGGTTTTTCATGTTTGGGATAGGCCGTTGCCTCCTATGGCAAATAAGGCATATTTCTTTGGTTGTATCGGAACTGGTTATAATCGTGGTTACTTTATTTAATACTTTCTCATTTccatagaaaaaataaaacatttggAAACAGGTAGGCCattggatgaaatttcaaaggccCGGATCCGATGgctttggtggaagagatccggagaggatctctttccatTGATGACATCCCTTTCCGCCTGAAAATTATCGGTATATAGCGAAGATTGATGTTTGTACCCAGACGAATGTTGTATCAATGGGTTGATGTAACTTAACTCGCACTTAGTTGAGCCAATGATGGGATTAGAAGCGGCATTTATGTTGTACCATTCGAAGGAAGCCTTTTTTTGTTTAGAAATAGGTAGATTTTTGTTGTAATGAACAAAATGTAGTATGAAAAGCtcattttattctttattttgtaaATTCAATAGGTTTGCTTTTGAAATGGGATTTCGattaattatgattttttttgttaattttggtctCACAAACATGAATTAATGCCCAAAATAAGATGAGATTAGACGGAGGATGATATTTAATTCACATTTTTTGTCAATGAAAACTAAATAATATGCAGTGTAGGCAGAGAAAGATAATTTCCGTACattcttatttattcaattcaaaaataaaaaataaatggacatgctgagaaaaaaccaaacgTGCATAAATCACTTCTCAGGTGTTTTCATACTTTTcgtttttcctttgttttttctaTGATCGGATTTTCCCTTTTGTGAATGTAACAAGCGACCGAGTTtgatccaaaaataaaaaaatagattcGAGTAATTATTGTTACCTGAATAGCATAAGATTAAGAGATAAATAATCATCTAACAGtctcttaattaaattacaaaagaTAAATCACTGGAAAATATAAACCAAAACTACTGTAACCCAGATTTGAAGCTTATCCTGCGAGCCAACACAGTTACCTTCCAAAATTTAATCTACCCTTTGTATTCCTAGGATGAAAAATGTCGACGACCGTCGGCGGCTAGATTAATATCCTCACTGCAGACTTGATGGCGAGTAGCTCTTCTTCCCCGACTTTCTTCCACACCCCGCCTATCATGAGATGTCCGTCGACATCTTCCCAGGATGAAACATCCTCACCTTCCGACGCGGAACCATCCACTGTCGCCCTCATCTTCTTAACACATGGGTTATCTAGGAGCTGCATATCGGAACCAGGTCTCTTGACACTGCATTGGTTTAACTCCCACTTCTCTTTTCTTCCTAGTAACTCAGGAACCTTTTCCGGAACATTAACGTCCAGAACAGGAAGGCGGCCAGAGGACCCCACAGCTCGAGGCAACATTCCAATTGGACACTGGTTCCATGATTTTGCCAGAACCCATCTGTTAGTGTCTCCGACATCAGCATCGATCCTCTTCACTACTTTGCTCTTCACTATGCGACGTTTAATCAGCTCTAGCTTCTCTGCTGCTTGACTTATAgattcttcttgcttcttgaaTTGATTATTTGAATTTATATGAACAGTATCTTCTTCAGTACCATCTGAATTTGATGAAACAAACGAAGAGAGCTTGTGCAGTTTTCCCACTAGGAAGCTGTCCCCAGTCAGCTGTGCAAGATGGGCGGCAGAATCCATGAGCTTTTTATTAGCAGAAGCTGATACAATAAGACATTTGCGTAGGAGTTCCATCAGAATTGCTTGTGGGATAGTTCGTTCTGCTGAAGAAACTTTGATTTCGGCTGCAGAGTCTATTTCATGGCGAGGGTTTAATCCTTCAACATTTTGAACGAGCCACACAAACAGAGAAGAAAGGTGTTCAACTTGGAGTACCTCAGCCCTGTGGTCTGATGATGTGCGAATCCCTCCTCCTAGACAAATTCATAAACGCAGCAACCAAGATAAGAATGCTTGGATAATCTAAATTTTGAGCAAATACAAATCACACACTCAATTTTGGTGAGTACGTCTAGCTGTAGCAAATGATGTTGAATTCATGCTATGATCGAACAAATTCAAAAGCAGGTGTCTGAACTTGCACTGTGAATTTAGGCTAGGAAATCAAATGCACATCATGCACCTAAAGAGGCATCTGGCTTTAGCTGATTATACGCAGCTACCATGAACATTCTTTCAAGAAAGCGGCTTAAACTCTTAACTGATTGAGGATTCAGTGGGAGGGCTCCTCTCCTTAAGCTGTTGTGCGGTATTTTATGCTAAAAAAGGACACCTTACAGAGACATTTCTTATGCTCAACGTTGATTACTCATCTAACCTAATTCAGCAGCTTATGCTTTAGAACTTCTGAAAACCAGAAGCTTTTCCGACCTAAAGGAGGTACGTTGCTGTTTAGTTGTCACCAAATGTGATATAGAAATGAAATATGCAGCTTTATCAGGGGAAGCCAGAGGAAATATATCTAAGCAtgcaaatttaaaaacactCTATACTCAAGAAATCACAGTTCTGATGTGACCGTTATTGCAGGCTAGATCACTTACCCATCTCCAACATAAAAAAGCAACTCAGTTACcatgtatatataattaaaatctACACACAATCTCAGCATATGTTCTACCATTCTATATCTGAATAAGGgacaaataatacaaaaaataaaaaaataaggtcACGTGATTACCCGTCTCATATATCACTCTTTCCCGAGTCTCAATCATATCAAGAACTGCATTCAGAAGAGCGAGAAGCAACTCTGGTTccttgtttgaaaattttgttatCACAAGCTTCCACTCATTCAACGAAACAAGTAGTCTTGGGCCACTTTGGGTGTTTACTGGAAGCTCCGATGAGTCTGAGGAATTTATAGACTCCAACAAGAACTCCAACAGTACAGAAACAACTTCTGAGGAGAAGGAAGAATACATCCCAATAAGACTTTTCAATATCCTTGTACGGTCTTTTTTTAAACCTGGAAATGAAGTACCTCAATTAATAACCATACTTACAAAACATCCATGTTTTAAAATACATCTTGTTCTTGAATCACGGACATCCGATTAGAATTATGATGGCTGTGTGCACAATATAAGAGTAAGTCAGGTGTAGCATTACATCAAATAAAACGTTCTAATCACCTACTACATTTTCTAAACATTCTAATCAACaatagcaattttttttttttttggtcaatacaACAATAGGAATTAGGCATACAAGTATAAAAAGAGAAATATGCAGGTGTAGCATTACATCAAATAAAACGTGttaaatcaaacccaaaacatGACATACACATGGACTACATGGACATGTCTCAGTAGAGTATACGTCGTACACATGATACATGTCAATATTGACTTCCTTACAACAGCTTAGCCAAGTAAATTCCATTTCCTTGGAACACAACATGACAATCAACAGTTTTCTGACCTTCCCTTGTGATTGCGAGATAGCTTGCTGATTGAAATACATACCATGATAATCCATTCCCATTCCATCATAAAGAATATTCCCCAAAacttgcaagaaaaaaaaaaaacttggacaAGCATTTCAGCATTGGAGAAAATTACGAATTCCTAATTTTACGGACATTTTAAAATTCTATCAGAAAAATAACTCCGAACTTATTGTCTAAGATTACTCCTTTACAAAGAATGGGTGAAGACTGAAAAGTCCTAACCATACAAACAAGAAACATCCCCAGGAGATGAAAACATCACAATCCCTACAAAATGTAGCTGCAAGTAATATGAAAAGATATATACGGTGCACCGCATATTTTCTCTATGCAAAAGCATCAGAAAATATTGTATCCTATATATATCAGAGATTTAGTCACTATAATCAATATAACTTGAATAAATGCAAATTTCATACCGCGCTTTTTCTTGACATTTGAAGAACGGGATTGAGGAGTTGTCTTAACTCTAAAGCAGAAGGCCAATTCATGCAATTTAGACCATATTTCATTTCTGATATTATCAGTTTCATTACCATGAAATGGAATTTCCTTCTTCTGAGGCTCCCAGTAATAGCACTTCAACCAATGAAGGGCCTAAAAACACCAACCAGGGATAATGTTTAACTTCTCAAATTTAAAGCAAGTCATCCTCTTCCAAACAACTCGTATATAATCATTGAAGTGTTCCAGTAGgcaaaaaaagggcaaaaaggAACAAATTGTCATGAATTAAAATGAACCTGTAACAGAGCCATAAAGGGTTACGATAACTGTAGAGGGGCCTTTTTATGCTCAGACATAATAATATCTGGTGATATTCATGAAGTCAAAATTATTAAAAGACTAACTGTAAAGGGTTTGTTTTCAGAAACAAGTTTAATCTTCCCTATTCATATTTTCTCTTTTTGGGTCAATTTAATCTTCCCTATTCAAGATCTGAAAGTTCTAGCCTATGAAAGTGATAGCTAGAAACATATTGAGATAATAATATCATTTTGTTACAATTGAAAAGCAGAATATGATGTCTTCCAGCCAAAATAGGCTGGAATAAAGCCAAGTGTGGGAAACCTGAAATAAGAATCTGCTCTCATCAGAAAACGTGTCCCCTATGTTTATATGGAAAAACAAAACCGGTTTGCACAACTTTATAGAATTCAGACATACTATCAAATAAAACCACCATTTTGTGCAGCACCCACAAGTAGTTTAATCAAACATCAAACGATGTCTAACTCGGATTCTATTATAATTATTCATTGTCAAATAGACTGGATTTCTCAAACATAAAATCTAAAAGTTGATTAAGCATTTGAAGAGTATGAAGGTGGGAAGTTTttgatataccaagcataaTATGTACCTTAACTGAAGCAGTACGAACAACGTCAAGTGCGGGAA
This window contains:
- the LOC103402411 gene encoding uncharacterized protein isoform X3 → MEELLGFTEKSRDNEELGISKSSSSSPYSYKLVPWLSWDEWLFVDKSLFSNSPDFVASALRRISTWRSRGCLPITIEVTASIIEIQRKDPHFRKDQSNDALDNSRTDQSIDASLSEEMLAMLYCMAIMRLVNGVVEKTRKKTEVSIAVAADAIGIPRTLIDVRHEGSHRELPALDVVRTASVKALHWLKCYYWEPQKKEIPFHGNETDNIRNEIWSKLHELAFCFRVKTTPQSRSSNVKKKRGLKKDRTRILKSLIGMYSSFSSEVVSVLLEFLLESINSSDSSELPVNTQSGPRLLVSLNEWKLVITKFSNKEPELLLALLNAVLDMIETRERVIYETGGGIRTSSDHRAEVLQVEHLSSLFVWLVQNVEGLNPRHEIDSAAEIKVSSAERTIPQAILMELLRKCLIVSASANKKLMDSAAHLAQLTGDSFLVGKLHKLSSFVSSNSDGTEEDTVHINSNNQFKKQEESISQAAEKLELIKRRIVKSKVVKRIDADVGDTNRWVLAKSWNQCPIGMLPRAVGSSGRLPVLDVNVPEKVPELLGRKEKWELNQCSVKRPGSDMQLLDNPCVKKMRATVDGSASEGEDVSSWEDVDGHLMIGGVWKKVGEEELLAIKSAVRILI
- the LOC103402409 gene encoding uncharacterized protein At5g49945-like; the encoded protein is MAMASLSYTRLLSLLSLFILLFLFSHISFSPSSVLADSQFEGFDDADEIDDTDDDDSSLPLPTRTHPSLTTTSQPDPPPSTDPSLADPDPNPIPDSDSLSTDLPKPSSTSFEDWDEDEFEGLPVLPQQKPPLHDPAITENATPSSDSDPKPSADPKPPAAPRSFVVEIACGGFLIVFIINYFTGKRVNENIALAWAAKFATKDSIFEKNFSILGVGDGGAGDDPPLLLKEGQNVFKFYASGRRCCQGLLATMELKSRHDLISSIFNLVVPSRDEINIEVYMNDEAMDHVVFALARKKSAKAMQKEVRDLQKFAGILSPPTGRKWVSEDLAVISESKEVAGDLITEAVLEQVLGEKAFQKFGKGFIYMHFSDQHPGSQKKMLLFKFALPDAGNMADMTRLVALVPYYIDLIGRYKLSSQARSKTEAIRSKAAQEAYKELQNARQEALQRKKAERRKMMEEVEAKLSAESIRKKEAKERARQMKKAMPKIKMTRGS
- the LOC103402411 gene encoding uncharacterized protein isoform X1, translating into MAMSLIRKLPHRFNTIRTFVNAKLCRGKASGRVVMEELLGFTEKSRDNEELGISKSSSSSPYSYKLVPWLSWDEWLFVDKSLFSNSPDFVASALRRISTWRSRGCLPITIEVTASIIEIQRKDPHFRKDQSNDALDNSRTDQSIDASLSEEMLAMLYCMAIMRLVNGVVEKTRKKTEVSIAVAADAIGIPRTLIDVRHEGSHRELPALDVVRTASVKALHWLKCYYWEPQKKEIPFHGNETDNIRNEIWSKLHELAFCFRVKTTPQSRSSNVKKKRGLKKDRTRILKSLIGMYSSFSSEVVSVLLEFLLESINSSDSSELPVNTQSGPRLLVSLNEWKLVITKFSNKEPELLLALLNAVLDMIETRERVIYETGGGIRTSSDHRAEVLQVEHLSSLFVWLVQNVEGLNPRHEIDSAAEIKVSSAERTIPQAILMELLRKCLIVSASANKKLMDSAAHLAQLTGDSFLVGKLHKLSSFVSSNSDGTEEDTVHINSNNQFKKQEESISQAAEKLELIKRRIVKSKVVKRIDADVGDTNRWVLAKSWNQCPIGMLPRAVGSSGRLPVLDVNVPEKVPELLGRKEKWELNQCSVKRPGSDMQLLDNPCVKKMRATVDGSASEGEDVSSWEDVDGHLMIGGVWKKVGEEELLAIKSAVRILI
- the LOC103402411 gene encoding uncharacterized protein isoform X2, translating into MLCRGKASGRVVMEELLGFTEKSRDNEELGISKSSSSSPYSYKLVPWLSWDEWLFVDKSLFSNSPDFVASALRRISTWRSRGCLPITIEVTASIIEIQRKDPHFRKDQSNDALDNSRTDQSIDASLSEEMLAMLYCMAIMRLVNGVVEKTRKKTEVSIAVAADAIGIPRTLIDVRHEGSHRELPALDVVRTASVKALHWLKCYYWEPQKKEIPFHGNETDNIRNEIWSKLHELAFCFRVKTTPQSRSSNVKKKRGLKKDRTRILKSLIGMYSSFSSEVVSVLLEFLLESINSSDSSELPVNTQSGPRLLVSLNEWKLVITKFSNKEPELLLALLNAVLDMIETRERVIYETGGGIRTSSDHRAEVLQVEHLSSLFVWLVQNVEGLNPRHEIDSAAEIKVSSAERTIPQAILMELLRKCLIVSASANKKLMDSAAHLAQLTGDSFLVGKLHKLSSFVSSNSDGTEEDTVHINSNNQFKKQEESISQAAEKLELIKRRIVKSKVVKRIDADVGDTNRWVLAKSWNQCPIGMLPRAVGSSGRLPVLDVNVPEKVPELLGRKEKWELNQCSVKRPGSDMQLLDNPCVKKMRATVDGSASEGEDVSSWEDVDGHLMIGGVWKKVGEEELLAIKSAVRILI